A genome region from Planctomycetota bacterium includes the following:
- a CDS encoding anaerobic ribonucleoside-triphosphate reductase activating protein, with protein sequence MNANATAPLPPIAGYHPTTLVDWPGRLAAIVFLPRCNLRCPFCHAGALLADPAETIPLAAILAHIESRGGWIDGVVICGGEPTVWPGLALLCAEFRRAGLAVKLDTNGTQPDRLAQLLEAGLVDAVSMDFKAPLDERYHAACGTAVDLEAVGRSLDLLAASAAECELRTTVCPAFIGEREVHDMGERIAGADRWVLQRFEPTHALDPALRGVRPYDPARMEALADIGRGYVGRCMVRGQPETERVGAGRG encoded by the coding sequence GTGAATGCGAACGCGACAGCCCCGTTGCCGCCCATCGCCGGCTATCATCCGACCACGCTGGTCGACTGGCCGGGACGGTTGGCGGCCATCGTCTTCCTGCCGCGGTGCAATCTGCGGTGCCCGTTCTGCCACGCCGGCGCCCTGCTCGCCGACCCCGCCGAGACCATTCCGCTGGCCGCGATCCTCGCGCACATCGAATCGCGCGGCGGGTGGATCGACGGCGTGGTGATCTGCGGCGGCGAGCCGACCGTCTGGCCCGGCCTCGCGCTCCTGTGCGCCGAGTTCCGCCGCGCGGGCCTCGCCGTCAAACTCGACACGAACGGCACGCAGCCGGACCGGCTCGCGCAACTCCTGGAGGCCGGCCTCGTCGATGCCGTCTCCATGGACTTCAAGGCCCCCCTCGACGAGCGATACCACGCGGCCTGCGGGACGGCGGTGGACCTGGAGGCCGTCGGCCGATCGCTCGACCTTCTCGCGGCCTCCGCCGCCGAGTGCGAGTTGCGGACGACCGTCTGCCCCGCCTTCATCGGCGAACGGGAAGTTCATGACATGGGTGAACGGATCGCCGGGGCCGACCGATGGGTCCTCCAGCGGTTCGAGCCGACGCACGCGCTGGATCCCGCGCTGCGCGGCGTCCGGCCGTACGACCCGGCGAGGATGGAGGCGCTGGCCGACATCGGCCGGGGGTACGTCGGCCGGTGCATGGTCCGCGGCCAGCCGGAAACCGAGCGCGTCGGCGCCGGACGAGGCTGA
- a CDS encoding flagellar basal body P-ring protein FlgI translates to MRAPSSLTSCTPMPRRLVLALVCLAGLSTAATGPSCLQRSGPNQPRTPRDVQLPAYLKDTVGEEARFAGREYIPVQGYGFVMGLDGTGTRVVPPGVRQQILAMMQRHDVDDPEGLLASPDTAVVSVGGLLPPGVAEGEAFDLDVRALANTETTSLEGGFLMECDLSRVVAGRSGEMRSERRATGRGGIFVSPFAAEGVGSAAGDPRVGRILGGGRAVQTRHFRLALLDPSVRTADQLVRLINARFPGAAKGTQDPGRVDLEVPAAYRDSKPEFLDLVGAIYLREAPDARDQRLNLLIETLEAGQDMDRVAVCLEAFGSSIVPRIRKLADHPRESVRFYVGRILARLQDGEAVHVLQGIALDGQSEFQESAVQALGRLEKGLGLAVLARALDAKSPRVRIAAWRAMRRAGPDTAVVRVFEDQFVLSVVPTKAEPFIYVSRNLWPHLAIFGDVRVRAPLLAETRRVTATAPAGAERTVLFTRREGRDLRVEATLEVRDVIEKMATPLGLDKNPTPQGLGLGYSDVVGLVNELARKRAMSGTIVLEPLEYQMAGDRPIARPITVEEP, encoded by the coding sequence ATGCGCGCACCGTCTAGCCTGACATCGTGCACGCCGATGCCGCGCCGTCTCGTGCTCGCGCTCGTCTGTCTGGCGGGCCTGAGCACCGCGGCGACGGGACCCTCCTGTCTCCAGCGGTCCGGGCCGAACCAGCCTCGCACGCCGCGCGACGTCCAACTCCCCGCCTACCTGAAGGACACCGTCGGCGAAGAGGCACGCTTCGCCGGACGCGAATACATTCCGGTGCAAGGGTACGGCTTCGTGATGGGTCTGGACGGAACGGGGACGCGCGTCGTTCCGCCGGGGGTTCGGCAACAGATTCTCGCCATGATGCAGCGTCATGACGTGGACGATCCGGAAGGTCTGCTGGCGAGTCCCGACACGGCGGTGGTTTCGGTGGGCGGCCTGTTGCCGCCGGGTGTGGCCGAAGGCGAGGCGTTCGACCTCGACGTTCGGGCCCTCGCGAACACCGAGACGACCAGCCTCGAGGGAGGTTTCCTGATGGAGTGCGACCTGTCGCGCGTCGTGGCCGGCCGCAGCGGCGAAATGCGCAGCGAACGCCGCGCCACCGGCCGAGGCGGCATCTTCGTCTCGCCCTTCGCCGCCGAAGGCGTGGGAAGCGCAGCCGGCGACCCGCGCGTCGGCCGGATCCTCGGCGGCGGGCGGGCTGTCCAGACGCGCCACTTCCGCCTGGCCCTCCTCGACCCCTCCGTCCGAACCGCGGACCAGTTGGTCCGCCTCATCAACGCGCGCTTTCCCGGCGCCGCCAAAGGGACGCAAGACCCCGGCCGGGTGGACCTGGAGGTTCCGGCCGCCTATCGCGACTCCAAGCCCGAGTTCCTGGACCTGGTGGGCGCGATCTATCTGCGCGAGGCGCCCGATGCCCGCGACCAGCGCCTCAACCTCCTCATCGAAACCCTCGAGGCGGGCCAGGACATGGACCGCGTCGCCGTCTGCCTGGAGGCGTTCGGGTCGTCGATCGTGCCCCGGATCCGGAAACTGGCCGACCATCCGCGCGAGTCGGTCCGCTTCTACGTCGGCCGCATCCTCGCCCGTCTTCAGGACGGCGAGGCGGTCCACGTGCTGCAGGGAATCGCGCTGGACGGCCAATCGGAGTTTCAGGAATCGGCGGTGCAGGCGCTGGGTCGGCTGGAGAAGGGCCTCGGCCTGGCGGTGCTCGCCCGCGCGCTGGACGCCAAGAGCCCCCGCGTCCGCATCGCCGCGTGGCGGGCGATGCGCCGCGCCGGCCCCGACACGGCCGTCGTCCGCGTCTTCGAGGACCAGTTCGTGCTGAGCGTCGTGCCGACCAAGGCCGAACCGTTCATCTACGTTTCGCGCAACCTCTGGCCGCATCTGGCGATCTTCGGCGACGTCCGTGTCCGCGCGCCGCTGCTGGCCGAGACGCGCCGCGTGACGGCGACCGCGCCGGCCGGCGCGGAGCGCACCGTGCTTTTCACGCGCCGCGAGGGCCGCGACCTGCGGGTCGAGGCGACACTCGAGGTGCGCGACGTCATCGAGAAAATGGCCACCCCTCTGGGTCTCGATAAGAACCCCACGCCGCAAGGCCTGGGCCTGGGGTACAGCGACGTCGTCGGCCTGGTGAATGAACTGGCCCGGAAGCGGGCCATGTCGGGCACGATCGTGCTCGAGCCGCTCGAATACCAGATGGCGGGCGACCGCCCGATCGCCCGGCCGATCACCGTCGAGGAGCCGTAG